The Mercurialis annua linkage group LG2, ddMerAnnu1.2, whole genome shotgun sequence genome contains a region encoding:
- the LOC126667535 gene encoding cation/H(+) antiporter 15-like, producing MSQSNNASSSMHAPQRISFADRGLGIGGSFVCQVVGKISSKGYWFGDDPLSFSLPLLLFQLSLFSIFTRSIYIVLRPFGQPSIVSQILGGVILGPTILGHNLNFAEKVFPSKGRTILETLSIFGFMLFLFLVGVKTDPTIIFRSGRRVFAIGTFAFLIPYGLAAFVRLILCHLLSLSQPTCKMLHLVVKLQSLTAFPVIATFLTELRILNSEMGRLASSSSMICDLCFWLTMSMSYVADIALAKSIKTSIGSFFSVVLLLSLIVFGIRPAALWAVRQTPEGKPVKEIYTFVALVALMCCVFIGEVIGIDALISSFLVGLVIPDGPPLGAALVERLDCFVSVLLTPIFFTLCGLKTNVFTIQKWKTVGAIQLVVLVGFFGKLLGAMLPPLFCRIPFRDALSLGLIMNSRGIVELILLNDWRTDNVMNDEFFAIMMISMVALTGVISPLVKTLYDPSKRFLAYRRRTIQHHRRNQELRILACIHSQDNVQTVSTILNASNPTKEEPISLFILHLIKLTGRASSLLIPHRPRDKPSPCPTHSERIFTAFTRYEQESSGHVTVNCYKGISPSATMHNDVCSLALEHRISFIIMPFHRLLVNGKMVDSYHGYKHLNRNVLDKAPCSVGILVDRRDPRKPPFSFLETSLFRVVVLFFGGADDREALAYAGRMLKHPHVLVTLLYFKTSVPVTEGTARSKMLDCEILDDFRFNAQWNERATYIEEVVRDSIEVVSIIGTMENAYDLVIVGKGHGDSTLMSDLRNWNDDKELGAVGEAVAGTDCKLGSLILVVQQQTRVWGMRDPEENLTERYINSIGSQELPHSQ from the exons ATGTCGCAGTCAAATAATGCATCGTCGTCCATGCATGCACCTCAAAGAATTAGTTTCGCCGATCGTGGACTCGGAATCGGAGGTTCATTCGTGTGCCAGGTTGTTGGTAAAATCAGCTCCAAAGGATACTGGTTCGGCGACGATCCTCTTTCTTTTTCTCTGCCTCTCTTGCTTTTCCAATTGTCTCTCTTCTCCATCTTCACACGCTCCATTTACATTGTTCTAAGGCCCTTTGGCCAGCCTTCTATCGTCTCTCAAATCCTG GGTGGTGTAATTCTGGGTCCTACAATTCTTGGGCATAACTTGAATTTTGCAGAAAAAGTGTTTCCATCAAAGGGAAGAACAATTCTGGAAACTCTATCAATCTTCGGTTTCATGTTATTTCTGTTTCTGGTAGGGGTAAAAACAGACCCAACAATCATATTTAGATCAGGTAGAAGAGTATTTGCCATTGGAACTTTTGCTTTCTTAATTCCTTATGGATTGGCAGCTTTTGTTAGATTAATCCTCTGCCATTTACTCTCACTGAGTCAACCTACCTGTAAGATGCTTCATCTAGTTGTAAAGTTGCAGTCCTTAACAGCTTTTCCGGTTATTGCAACGTTTTTAACTGAATTGAGGATTCTTAATTCTGAAATGGGACGCCTTGCTAGTTCTTCTTCGATGATATGTGACCTGTGTTTCTGGCTCACCATGTCAATGAGTTATGTAGCAGATATTGCTTTggcaaaatcgataaaaacatCGATCGGGTCTTTCTTTTCGGTGGTTCTTCTTCTGAGCCTTATTGTATTTGGAATTCGTCCGGCAGCATTGTGGGCTGTTCGACAGACTCCGGAAGGGAAACCCGTAAAGGAAATTTATACTTTTGTTGCCCTTGTAGCATTGATGTGTTGCGTATTCATCGGTGAAGTTATCGGTATAGATGCTTTGATCTCATCGTTCCTTGTAGGCTTGGTCATACCGGATGGACCGCCCTTAGGAGCTGCGTTAGTAGAAAGGCTTGATTGTTTTGTGTCGGTATTGTTAACACCTATCTTTTTCACTCTATGTGgattgaagacaaatgtttTTACTATACAAAAGTGGAAGACTGTGGGTGCAATTCAGTTGGTTGTGTTAGTTGGCTTCTTCGGAAAACTTCTAGGCGCAATGTTGCCGCCTCTGTTTTGTCGAATACCGTTCAGAGACGCCCTCTCTCTTGGCCTTATTATGAATTCCAGAGGCATTGTTGAACTTATTCTACTAAATGATTGGAGGACAGACAAT GTAATGAATGATGAGTTCTTTGCGATTATGATGATCTCTATGGTGGCTTTAACAGGAGTAATCTCGCCTCTTGTGAAAACCTTGTATGATCCTTCAAAGAGGTTCCTGGCCTACAGAAGGAGGACAATACAACACCATCGTCGGAATCAAGAACTACGTATTCTTGCTTGCATCCATAGCCAAGACAATGTACAGACAGTGTCGACCATCCTTAATGCCTCCAACCCTACCAAGGAAGAGCCTATCAGTTTATTTATCCTCCACCTCATTAAGCTTACGGGACGTGCCTCTTCCCTATTGATTCCGCACCGCCCAcgagacaaaccatctccatgtCCAACTCATTCCGAAAGAATCTTCACTGCATTCACCAGATATGAACAAGAAAGCAGTGGTCATGTCACCGTGAATTGCTATAAGGGCATTTCACCTAGTGCAACTATGCATAATGACGTGTGTTCACTTGCACTAGAGCACAGGATATCTTTTATAATCATGCCATTCCACAGACTCTTGGTAAACGGCAAAATGGTAGACTCTTATCACGGATACAAACACCTTAACAGAAATGTGCTAGACAAGGCTCCCTGCTCTGTTGGGATCCTTGTTGATCGACGGGACCCAAGAAAACCACCATTCTCATTCTTGGAGACATCTCTTTTTCGAGTTGTTGTACTATTCTTCGGGGGTGCAGATGACAGAGAGGCCCTAGCCTACGCGGGACGTATGTTGAAGCATCCACATGTTTTAGTCACTCTTCTATATTTCAAAACATCAGTACCCGTAACAGAAGGCACTGCACGAAGCAAGATGCTTGACTGCGAGATCTTGGATGATTTCAGATTCAACGCCCAGTGGAACGAGCGTGCTACTTACATAGAGGAGGTGGTGAGGGACAGTATAGAAGTTGTTTCAATTATCGGAACAATGGAGAATGCTTACGACCTTGTAATCGTCGGGAAGGGACATGGAGACTCGACGTTGATGTCGGATCTTCGGAACTGGAACGATGATAAAGAGTTGGGTGCGGTAGGAGAGGCAGTTGCCGGTACAGATTGTAAACTGGGGTCTTTGATTTTGGTAGTGCAGCAACAAACAAGAGTATGGGGGATGCGTGACCCTGAAGAGAATCTGACTGAGAGGTACATAAATAGTATTGGGAGTCAAGAATTGCCTCATTCTCAATAG
- the LOC126667536 gene encoding probable pectinesterase/pectinesterase inhibitor 46: MSSFKGKAYGKVDENEHSRLEARRRTRKRISIIILSSILLAAIVVAAVVGSHVSGGRDSKKGGDQNAKISASVKAVCDVTLYKDSCYSSLAPMAKPGDVQFDELFKLSIEVAMNEISKASHYFSENGELFNDNNMTIAALKDCRDLLDLGSDRLNSSLFTAMHVSLGDAADDLRSWLSAAGSYQETCIDGLKEANLKSTAQDYYLKNATELTSNSLAILTWISKVASSANMRGLLSYEWVDRKLLQSSSDLKKKANVVVAKDGSGKYKTIRDALKAVPDKSKKRFIIYVKRGIYKENVRVEKTKWNVMIIGDGMNATIVSASLNVVDGTPTFSSATFAVFGKGFIARDMGFRNTAGPAKHQAVALMSAADMSVFHRCSMDAFQDTLYAHSHRQFYRECDIHGTVDFIFGNSAVVLQNCNILPRKPMLGQQNTITAQGRFDPNQNTGISIQNCTIRPYENLTSVQTFLGRPWKNHSTTVYMQSMMDSFINPTGWLPWVGDSAPPTIFYAEYQNFGPGSSTKDRVKWKGLKNITHKQASKFTANAFLQGDKWIQQSGVTYKSAL; encoded by the coding sequence ATGTCTTCCTTCAAAGGCAAAGCTTACGGGAAAGTCGACGAAAATGAGCACTCGAGGCTGGAGGCTCGCCGGAGAACCAGAAAGCGAATCTCCATCATTATCCTGTCGTCGATATTGCTGGCAGCCATTGTAGTTGCGGCTGTTGTAGGGAGTCATGTTTCGGGTGGTCGCGATTCGAAAAAAGGTGGCGATCAAAATGCGAAAATCTCTGCATCTGTTAAGGCTGTGTGCGATGTTACCTTGTATAAAGATTCTTGTTACAGCAGCCTTGCTCCTATGGCTAAACCTGGCGATGTTCAGTTCGACGAGCTCTTCAAGCTATCGATTGAAGTGGCCATGAATGAGATATCAAAAGCAAGCCATTATTTTAGTGAAAATGGAGAGCTTTTTAATGATAATAACATGACAATTGCAGCGTTAAAAGATTGCAGAGATCTTTTAGATTTGGGCAGTGATCGTTTAAATAGCTCATTATTCACAGCCATGCATGTCTCTCTAGGGGATGCGGCAGATGATTTGAGAAGCTGGCTGAGTGCTGCTGGTTCTTACCAAGAGACGTGCATTGATGGCTTAAAGGAAGCCAATTTGAAGTCTACTGCTCAAGATTATTATCTCAAGAATGCTACGGAGCTCACTAGCAATAGCCTCGCAATTCTCACCTGGATTTCCAAGGTTGCTAGCTCAGCTAACATGCGTGGTTTACTGAGCTACGAGTGGGTGGATCGTAAACTGCTACAGAGTAGCAGCGATTTGAAGAAGAAGGCGAACGTTGTTGTTGCGAAAGACGGGTCTGGGAAGTACAAAACAATCCGCGATGCTCTTAAAGCGGTGCCAGATAAAAGCAAGAAGAGGTTCATTATTTATGTGAAAAGGGGAATTTATAAAGAGAACGTTCGGGTCGAGAAAACAAAATGGAACGTTATGATAATCGGGGACGGTATGAATGCAACAATAGTGTCCGCAAGTCTCAACGTTGTGGATGGAACTCCCACATTCTCAAGTGCAACATTTGCTGTCTTCGGGAAGGGCTTCATTGCTAGAGATATGGGATTCCGTAACACCGCAGGTCCAGCTAAACATCAGGCAGTCGCATTAATGTCCGCAGCAGACATGTCCGTCTTCCACCGATGTAGTATGGATGCCTTCCAAGATACACTCTACGCACACTCTCACCGTCAATTCTACCGCGAATGCGACATCCACGGAACTGTCGATTTCATCTTCGGAAACTCAGCAGTTGTCCTTCAAAACTGCAACATCTTACCTAGAAAGCCAATGCTAGGCCAGCAGAACACCATCACAGCCCAAGGCAGATTCGACCCCAACCAAAACACTGGCATTTCAATCCAGAATTGCACTATTCGACCTTACGAGAACCTCACTTCAGTGCAAACATTCTTGGGACGACCCTGGAAAAACCACTCAACTACAGTTTACATGCAATCCATGATGGACAGTTTTATCAATCCGACCGGATGGTTGCCGTGGGTTGGCGACTCAGCACCACCTACTATCTTCTATGCTGAATATCAAAATTTTGGACCCGGTTCTTCCACCAAAGACAGAGTTAAATGGAAGGGGTTGAAGAACATTACCCACAAACAAGCTAGCAAATTCACTGCCAATGCATTCCTACAGGGTGATAAGTGGATTCAACAATCTGGAGTTACTTACAAATCTGCTCTATGA
- the LOC126667538 gene encoding U2 small nuclear ribonucleoprotein B'', with protein sequence MLTADIPPNQTIYIKNLNEKVKKEELKRSLYCLFSQYGRILDVVALKTPRLRGQAWVCFSEVMAASNSVRQMQGFPFYDKPMRIQYAKTKSDCLVEAEGIYDPNAKKKKQQEEKAERKKRADEAQQSATANGTSENNKGMASMRQGNRGEQETAPPNNILFIQNLPHETTSMMLQVLFQQYPGFREVRMIEAKPGIAFVEFEDDVQSSMAMQALQGFKITPQNPMAISYAKK encoded by the exons ATGCTAACAGCAGATATACCTCCCAACCAAACTATTTACATCAAAAACCTTAACGAGAAGGTCAAAAAAGAAG AATTGAAGCGCTCGCTCTACTGTTTATTCTCTCAATATGGACGAATTTTGGATGTTGTTGCCTTGAAAACGCCTCGGCTTCGCGGCCAAGCCTGGGTTTGTTTCAGTGAAGTTATGGCTGCTAGTAATTCTGTTCGCCAAATGCAGGGGTTCCCTTTTTATGACAAACCTATG CGGATTCAGTATGCAAAGACAAAGTCTGATTGCCTTGTAGAGGCAGAAGGAATCTATGATCCAAATGCAAAGAAGAAGAAGCAACAAGAAGAAAAAG CTGAGCGAAAGAAACGTGCTGACGAAGCTCAACAATCTGCTACAGCTAATGGAACTTCTGAGAATAACAAGGGCATG GCTTCTATGCGACAAGGAAACCGGGGTGAACAAGAAACTGCTCCaccaaataatatattatttatccAGAATTTGCCACATGAAACCACTAGCATGATGTTGCAAGTGCTCTTCCAACAATACCCGGGATTCAGAGAAGTCAGAATGATAGAAGCAAAGCCAGGTATTGCATTCGTAGAATTCGAAGATGATGTGCAGTCCTCCATGGCAATGCAGGCCCTTCAAGGTTTCAAAATTACTCCTCAAAATCCTATGGCTATTTCTTATGCGAAGAAGTAA